Proteins encoded within one genomic window of Rutidosis leptorrhynchoides isolate AG116_Rl617_1_P2 unplaced genomic scaffold, CSIRO_AGI_Rlap_v1 contig9, whole genome shotgun sequence:
- the LOC139885251 gene encoding developmentally-regulated G-protein 3-like, which yields MATVMQKIKDIEDEMARTQKNKATAHHLGLLKAKLAKLRRDLLTPSSKGGGGAGEGFDVTKSGDARVGLVGFPSVGKSTLLNKLTGTFSEVASYEFTTLTCIPGVIVYRGAKIQLLDLPGIIEGAKDGKGRGRQVISTARTCNCILIVLDAIKPITHKRLIEKELEGFGIRLNKEPPNLTFRKKDKGGINFTSTVTNTHLDLETVKAICSEYRIHNADITLRYDATADDLIDVIEGSRIYMPCIYVVNKIDQITLEELEILDKLPHYCPISAHLEWNLDGVLDKVWEYLNLTRIYTKPKGLNPDYEDPVILSSRRRTVEDFCERIHKDMLKQFKYALVWGSSAKHKPQRVGKDHELEDEDVVQIIKKV from the exons CTAAACTGGCAAAACTTCGAAGGGATCTTCTTACACCTTCTTCAAAAGGAGGTGGTGGCGCTGGTGAAGGTTTTGATGTCACTAAAAGTGGCGATGCCAGAGTTGGTCTAGTGGGGTTCCCGTCGGTGGGGAAGTCTACGCTCTTAAATAAATTGACAGGAACCTTCTCTGAG GTTGCCTCTTATGAATTTACCACCTTAACTTGTATCCCCGGTGTTATCGTGTATAGGGGAGCCAAAATTCAG CTACTGGATCTTCCCGGTATTATTGAGGGTGCCAAGGATGGAAAGGGTAGAGGAAGGCAG GTTATCAGTACAGCTAGGACATGCAATTGTATCTTGATTGTCCTTGATGCCATAAAGCCAATAACACATAAGCGGCTGATAGAGAAAGAGCTTGAGGGGTTTGGCATCAG GTTAAATAAGGAACCACCAAATCTGACCTTCAGGAAGAAAGATAAGGGTGGAATTAATTTTACTTCAACTGTTACCAATACACATCTTGACCTTGAAACCGTGAAGGCTATATGCAGTGAATACAGAATTCACAATGCTGATATTACTCTGAGATATGATGCAACTGCTGATGATCTTATAGATGTCATTGAAGGCAGTAGAATTTATATGCCTTGCATCTATGTTGTGAACAAGATTGATCAAATTACCCTCGAAGAGCTAGAGATTCTAGATAAACTTCCTCATTACTGCCCAATAAG TGCACATCTTGAATGGAATCTTGATGGCGTCTTGGACAAGGTATGGGAATACCTAAACTTGACGCGTATTTACACAAAGCCAAAGGGACTGAATCCAGATTATGAAGACCCTGTAATTTTATCCTCTAGGAGGAGGACGGTTGAGGACTTCTGTGAGAGAATTCACAAGGATATGCTTAAACAATTTAAGTA TGCTCTTGTATGGGGTTCGAGTGCCAAACATAAGCCTCAAAGGGTTGGCAAG GATCACGAGCTCGAGGATGAAGATGTCGTCCAGATTATCAAGAAGGTGTGA
- the LOC139885243 gene encoding LOW QUALITY PROTEIN: berberine bridge enzyme-like 3 (The sequence of the model RefSeq protein was modified relative to this genomic sequence to represent the inferred CDS: inserted 4 bases in 3 codons; deleted 1 base in 1 codon), translating into MKALNFAPIFFIFSTLLIIVSASDSAQGNFIQCLHNSHSKSSNPISNCIYTPDNSFTSVLQAYTRNKRFLTQSTPKPLDIITAKDESHIPTTIICAKRSGLQLRIRSGGHDVEGCSYVSXCPFIVLDMFNLRSIDVDLENETVFIEAGATLGELYYSIAEKSKVHAFPAGLCFTIGILGHXTGGGYGMLMRKYGLVVDNVINAQLIDANGKIHNRESMGEDVFWSLRGGRGGSFGVILSWKIKLVSVPENVTIFVSINRTLEQGATDILYQWHHVAPNIDRDLSLRATPILVNGTILVTLSALYLGEPEKLLELVNESFPELXLQREDCSEMSSIE; encoded by the exons ATGAAAGCTTTGAACTTTGCACCAATATTCTTTATATTTTCAACTCTTCTCATCATAGTTTCAGCTTCAGATTCAGCTCAAGGGAACTTCATCCAATGCCTTCACAACAGCCATTCCAAGTCCTCCAATCCAATCTCAAATTGCATATATACCCCTGATAACTCATTTACATCAGTCTTGCAAGCCTACACCAGAAACAAGAGATTTCTAACACAATCAACCCCAAAACCACTAGATATAATCACAGCCAAGGACGAGTCCCATATCCCGACAACCATCATTTGTGCAAAGCGGAGCGGCTTGCAACTTAGAATCCGAAGTGGAGGCCATGATGTTGAGGGCTGTTCTTATGTAT GATGTCCTTTCATCGTCCTAGACATGTTCAATCTACGATCTATTGATGTCGATTTAGAGAATGAGACCGTATTCATTGAGGCAGGCGCAACTCTAGGCGAACTCTATTATAGCATTGCGGAGAAGAGTAAAGTCCATGCCTTTCCTGCTGGACTTTGTTTTACCATAGGAATCCTAGGACA AACCGGAGGTGGTTATGGTATGTTAATGAGAAAGTACGGACTTGTAGTCGATAATGTGATCAACGCGCAATTAATCGACGCTAATGGTAAAATTCATAATCGAGAATCCATGGGAGAAGACGTATTTTGGTCCCTACGTGGAGGCAGAGGAGGGAGTTTCGGAGTGATTCTTTCCTGGAAGATCAAGTTGGTTTCTGTTCCAGAAAATGTGACTATATTT GTATCGATCAACCGGACTTTAGAACAAGGTGCAACCGATATTCTTTATCAATGGCACCATGTTGCACCGAATATTGATAGGGACCTTTCACTTCGAGCAACTCCAATACTGGTCAATGGAACAATTCTAGTTACTTTGAGTGCCTTGTATCTAGGAGAACCCGAAAAGCTTCTTGAATTGGTTAATGAAAGTTTTCCAGAAT GGCTGCAACGAGAGGACTGTTCTGAAATGAGTTCGATTGAATAA
- the LOC139885244 gene encoding berberine bridge enzyme-like 14, whose protein sequence is MVERWLRFQHLKHHSLIGRVILFEIGYYSIWNDEGEEVAKTNIDRRREFYSFMDRYVSRHPREAYVNYKEVNIGKNVPSNQKSYANDLVYGSKYFKKNFKRLVKAKNKIDPLNFFRHEQRIPTHHAHY, encoded by the coding sequence ATGGTGGAAAGATGGCTGAGATTTCAGCATCTGAAACACCATTCCCTCATTGGAAGGGTGATTCTGTTCGAAATTGGGTATTATTCGATTTGGAATGATGAAGGAGAGGAGGTTGCAAAGACAAACATAGATCGTCGTAGAGAGTTTTACTCCTTCATGGATCGATACGTTTCCAGGCATCCTAGAGAGGCTTATGTAAACTATAAGGAGGTAAACATTGGCAAAAATGTTCCAAGTAACCAAAAAAGCTATGCAAATGACTTGGTGTATGGGTCTAAGTACTTTAAGAAAAATTTCAAGAGATTGGTGAAGGCCAAGAACAAGATTGATCCACTAAACTTCTTCAGACATGAACAAAGAATTCCAACTCATCATGCTCATTATTAA
- the LOC139885245 gene encoding uncharacterized protein — protein sequence MEDHKEKNAPWLSVPQFGDWDQKGQLPDYSLDFTKIREMRKQNKRDVSRASLGNEEELINPTATTTTTTAKQVRSDDHLQNEHNNYHQSHHSSPVRFLLVFFLSVEFF from the exons ATGGAGGATCATAAGGAG AAAAATGCCCCATGGCTATCCGTCCCACAGTTTGGAGACTGGGACCAGAAAGGTCAATTGCCTGATTATTCACTCGATTTCACGAAAATCAGGGAAATGAGAAAGCAGAATAAGAGAGACGTGTCAAGAGCAAGTCTTGGTAATGAGGAAGAGCTAATCAATCCAACTgccacaacaacaacgacaactgcAAAACAAGTTCGCAGTGATGATCATCTCCAAAATGAGCATAATAATTACCATCAGAGCCATCACTCCTCTCCTGTAAGATTCCTTTTGGTTTTCTTTCTTTCTGTAGAATTCTTTTAG